A single window of Ammospiza caudacuta isolate bAmmCau1 chromosome 12, bAmmCau1.pri, whole genome shotgun sequence DNA harbors:
- the USP19 gene encoding ubiquitin carboxyl-terminal hydrolase 19 produces the protein MSSSTNAPGQRRASRGLDDATNKKKQKDRANQESKEVSRPELEQAETAQEKDSEEELLLDWKQNADEIIIKLNLGTGALKAEDVRADFTDTDCVVKLPDGRQWSCQFYEEIESSCSKIQCKKGNFLQLVLQKKIPLHNWSSLLKKRKDGSKEVAKGAACWENGKEKAASAELTPEEPKAEGTEPLRSRREPSNPKRAPGRSEVLGGKSPASPGTQSGPSAKRAVYLKVAPTEEEPNARVSGSTEPSKGHGTRAGSRRNGRAGQADAPAALADLALPLEKAVVLAKESVPVEMPPLAATTEVLPHRVATCVEKRVLQPGSPTEALRSRDCLPILGESSKAIPVATPPMGRDGEKRDWSKDDVALEAAADEPEPFVSLTFVKNDSYEKGNDLVVVHVYVKEIHKETSKVLFREQDFTLVFQTSDTNFLRLHPGCGPHTVFRWQVKLRNLIEPDQCTYNFTVSRIDVCLKKRQSQRWGGLEAPATRGAVGGAKVAMPTGPTPLDKNPPGSNQHPLSSKDEARTSDKEKPRVEDGALDGVAARTGPEHLAVKQEPHIPSPKPTCMVPPMTHSPVSAESVEDDEDEDEKKKVCLPGFTGLVNLGNTCFMNSVIQSLSNTRELRDYFHDRSFESEINYNNPLGTGGRLAIGFAMLLRALWKGTHHAFQPSKLKAIVASKASQFTGYAQHDAQEFMAFLLDGLHEDLNRIQNKPYTETVDSDGRPDEVVAEEAWQRHKMRNDSFIVDLFQGQYKSKLVCPMCSKVSITFDPFLYLPVPLPQKQKVLTVYYFAKEPHKKPIKFLVSISKENSSAMEVLDSVAHSVRVKPENLRLAEVIKNHFHRMFLPSNSLDTVSPTDLLLCFEVLSPELAKERVVELQVQQRPQVPSGPVAKCAACQKKQLPEDEKLKRCTRCYRVGYCNVACQKTHWPDHKASCRPENIGFPFLISVPESRLTYARLAQLLEGYARYSVSVFQPPFQLGRMSPEQGLQPLHSDKLEPLAKSSCAAATSAPELGDGDRVSSLPQEPPLSPAVPELQPEMGDTTTVRSKVLTARSSLLSLDSGFSEHMESQGDSCCEKEPSYERALKPEAAIPGYQHTPDSLSARTTQFYITKIDAANREHKLEDKGDIPLDLTDDCSLALVWKNNERLKEFVLVESKELECVEDPGSASEAARAGHFTLEQCLNLFTKPEVLAPEEAWYCPKCKQHREASKQLMLWRLPNVLIIQLKRFSFRSFIWRDKINDMVDFPVRSLDLSKFCIGRKGEQQLPMYDLYAVINHYGGMIGGHYTAYARLPNDKNSQRSDVGWRLFDDSTVTTVDESQVVTRYAYVLFYRRRNSPVERPLPGHPSDHRAERTPSAEAAASQGLPPVPFGSGLAPEGAPPLAAEGLPERFASPAERPAPSYSSMEEVD, from the exons ATGTCCAGCAGCACAAATGCCCCTGGCCAGAGGAGAGCGTCTCGGGGCTTGGATGATGCCACCAACAAGAAGAAGCAAAAGGATCGAGCCAATCAGGAAAGCAAGGAAG TGTCTCGCCCTGAGCTCGAGCAGGCTGAGACTGCCCAGGAGAAGGACTCAGAGGAGG agctgctgctggactgGAAGCAGAATGCTGATGAGATCATTATCAAGTTGAATTTGGGCACTGGAGCTCTGAAGGCAGAGGATGTACGTGCTGATTTCACTGACACAGACTGTGTGGTCAAACTACCAG ACGGGCGCCAGTGGAGCTGTCAGTTCTATGAGGAGATTGAGAGCTCCTGCAGCAAGATCCAGTGCAAGAAGGGCAACTTTCTCCAGCTTGTGCTGCAGAAGAAGATCCCACTCCATAACTGGTCTTCACTTCTG aaaaaaaggaaagatggATCCAAAGAAGTGGCCAAAGGGGCTGCGTGCTGGGAGAACGGGAAGGAGAAggctgcttctgcagagctgaCCCCTGAAGAGCCGAAGGCTGAAGGCACAGAGCCACTGAGATCCCGGCGGGAGCCCTCCAACCCCAAGCGTGCTCCAGGAAGAAGCGAGGTCCTGGGAGGGaagagcccagccagcccagggacacagagTGGCCCCAGTGCCAAGCGGGCAGTGTACCTCAAAGTGGCTCCCACAGAAGAGGAGCCGAACGCCCGGGTCAGCgggagcacagagcccagcaagGGGCACGGCACGAGAGCCGGCAGCCGCCGCAATGGCAGAGCCGGCCAGGCTGATGCACCCGCGGCCCTGGCAGACCTCGCGCTGCCACTCGAGAAG GCTGTGGTTTTGGCCAAAGAGAGTGTTCCCGTGGAGATGCCACCTCTTGCAGCTACCACAGAGGTGCTCCCCCATCGTGTTGCCACCTGTGTTGAGAAGAgagtcctgcagccaggcagccctACTGAGGCCTTGCGGAGCCGGGACTGCCTGCCCATCCTGGGAGAGAGCTCTAAGGCCATCCCAGTGGCCAcccctcccatgggcagggatggtgAGAAGAGGGACTGGTCCAAGGACGACGTGgctctggaagcagcagctgatg AGCCAGAGCCTTTTGTAAGCCTGACCTTTGTCAAGAATGACTCATATGAGAAGGGCAATGATCTGGTGGTGGTGCATGTCTATGTGAAGGAGATCCACAAGGAGACATCCAAGGTGTTGTTCCGGGAACAAGACTTCACACTAGTGTTCCAGACGAG TGATACGAACTTCCTTCGTCTCCATCCTGGCTGTGGGCCCCACACGGTGTTCCGGTGGCAGGTGAAGCTCAG GAACCTTATTGAGCCGGACCAGTGCACGTACAACTTCACGGTGTCTCGCATCGATGTCTGCCTGAAGAAACGCCAGAGCCAGCGCTGGGGGGGGCTGGAGGCTCCAGCCACACGAG GTGCAGTGGGTGGTGCAAAGGTTGCCATGCCTACAGGCCCTACCCCTCTGGATAAGAACCCTCCGGGCAGTAACCAGCACCCGCTCTCCAGCAAGGACGAGGCCCGAACCAGCGACAAAGAGAAGCCACGTGTGGAAGATGGGGCTCTGGATGGTGTGGCAGCCCGTACGGGcccagagcacttggcagtGAAGCAAGAGCCACACATTCCTTCG CCCAAACCAACATGTATGGTGCCACCAATGACACACAGCCCAGTGAGTGCGGAGAGcgtggaggatgatgaggatgaggatgagaaGAAGAaggtctgcctgcctggcttCACAGGTCTGGTGAACTTGGGCAACACCTGCTTCATGAACAGCGTCATCCAGTCCCTGTCCAACACCCGGGAGCTGCGTGACTACTTCCATG ATCGATCCTTTGAGTCAGAAATCAACTACAACAACCCGCTGGGGACGGGTGGACGCCTGGCCATCGGCTTTGCCATGCTGCTCAGAGCACTCTGGAAGGGCACACACCATGCCTTCCAGCCCTCTAAACTGAAG GCAATTGTGGCCAGCAAGGCCAGCCAGTTCACTGGCTATGCCCAGCATGATGCTCAGGAGTTCATGGCCTTCCTGCTCGATGGCCTGCACGAGGACCTCAACCGCATCCAGAACAAGCCCTACACAGAGACTGTTGACTCGGATGGGAGGCCTGATGAG GTGGTAGCTGAGGAGGCTTGGCAACGACACAAGATGAGGAATGACTCGTTCATAGTAGACCTCTTCCAGGGCCAGTACAAATCCAAGCTCGTCTGCCCGATGTGCTCCAAG GTGTCTATTACCTTTGACCCCTTCCTGTACCTCCCCGTGCCCCTCCCACAGAAGCAAAAGGTGCTGACTGTCTACTACTTTGCAAAGGAGCCACACAAGAAACCCATCAAG TTCCTTGTGAGTATCAGCAAGGAGAACTCCAGTGCCATGGAGGTGCTTGACTCAGTTGCCCACAGTGTGCGTGTGAAACCAGAGAACCTGCGCCTGGCTGAG GTGATCAAGAATCACTTCCACCGCATGTTCCTGCCCTCTAACTCACTAGACACAGTCTCGCCAACGgacctgctgctgtgctttgaggtgctgtccccagagctggccAAGGAGCGTGTGGTGGAGCTGCAGGTCCAGCAG CGTCCACAGGTGCCCAGTGGCCCTGTCGCCAAGTGTGCAGCCTGCCagaagaagcagctgccagaggaTGAGAAGCTCAAGCGCTGCACGAGGTGCTATCGAGTTGGTTACTGCAATGT GGCATGTCAGAAAACACACTGGCCAGACCACAAGGCCTCGTGCCGTCCTGAGAACATCGGTTTCCCCTTCCTCATCAGTGTCCCCGAGTCCCGCCTCACCTACGCCCGCTTGGCCCAGCTGCTGGAAGGCTACGCCAG GTACTCAGTCAGCGTGTTCCAGCCTCCGTTCCAGTTGGGCCGGATGTCAccggagcaggggctgcagcctctgcactCGGACAAGCTGGAGCCcctggccaagagcagctgtgcagcagccaCCTCTGCCCCCGAGCtgggagatggggacagggtttCCAGCCTCCCTCAGGAGCCCCCGctctccccagctgtgcctgagctgcagccagagatGGGGGATACTACCACTGTCCGGAGCAAGGTCCTGACAGCCAGGAGTTCCCTCCTGAGCTTGGATTCAGGGTTCTCTGAGCACATGGAGTCGCAGGGTGACAGCTGTTGTGAGAAGGAGCCATCCTATGAGAGAGCCCTCAAGCCAGAAG CTGCCATCCCTGGGTACCAACACACTCCAGACTCACTGAGTGCCCGCACCACGCAGTTCTACATCACTAAGATCGACGCTGCCAACCGAGAGCACAAGCTGGAAGATAAAG GTGACATCCCCCTGGATCTGACAGACGACTGCTCCCTTGCCCTGGTGTGGAAGAACAATGAGCGTCTCAAGGAATTTGTGTTGGTAGAATCCAAGGAGTTGGAGTGTGTGGAGGATCCAGGCTCAGCCAGCGAAGCAGCCCGGGCTGGCCACTTCACCCTGGAACAGTGCCTCAATCTCTTCACGAAGCCTGAAGTCCTGGCCCCAGAGGAAGCGTG GTACTGTCCCAAGTGCAAGCAGCACCGCGAGGCTTCCAAGCAGCTGATGCTGTGGCGGCTGCCCAACGTCCTCATCATCCAGCTCAAGCGCTTCTCCTTCCGCAGCTTTATTTGGAGGGACAAGATCAATGACATGGTGGACTTTCCTGTCCG GAGTCTGGACCTGAGCAAGTTCTGCATTGGTCGGAagggtgagcagcagctgcctatGTATGACCTGTATGCTGTGATCAACCACTATGGAGGCATGATTGGAGGGCACTACACAGCGTACGCCCGCCTGCCCAACGACAAGAACAGCCAGCGCAGCGACGTGG GCTGGCGGCTCTTTGACGACAGCACAGTCACCACGGTGGATGAGAGCCAGGTGGTGACCAGATACGCCTATGTCCTCTTCTACCGCCGGAGGAACTCTCCTGTGGAGAGACCCCTGCCAGGACATCCCTCAGACCACCGCGCCGAGCGCACCCCCTCTGCcgaagctgctgccagccag GGACTGCCCCCGGTGCCGTTCGGATCCGGCCTGGCCCCCGAAGGAGCCCCGCCACTGGCTGCGGAAGGCCTCCCCGAGCGTTTTGCCAGCCCCGCCGAGCGCCCAGCCCCCTCCTACAGCAGCATGGAAGAAGTCGACTAG
- the SLC6A8 gene encoding sodium- and chloride-dependent creatine transporter 1 isoform X2 → MPPVPTDTAAPQPPDAPRRDAAAATAAAAAAPAGSEAAPERETWTRQMDFIMSCVGFAVGLGNVWRFPYLCYKNGGGVFLIPYLLIVFVGGIPIFFLEVALGQFMKQGGIAAWNIAPLFKGLGLASMVIVFFCNSYYIMILVWGLFYLVHSLTDTLPWATCGHSWNTEQCTELFNLDLCQNVSINTTVSTWTSNFSCTNMTNKRSPVIEFWENKVLRLSGGLSEPGEMNWEMILCLLTTWVIVYFCIWKGVKSTGKIVYFTALFPYVVLILLLVHGVTLPGALGGIIYYLKPDWSKLVEAQVWIDAGTQVFFSYAIGLGALTALGSYNRFHNNCYRDAYILAVINSCTSFFAGFVVFSVLGFMASEQGVDISKVAESGPGLAFIAYPKAVTLMPLSPLWATLFFIMLLVLGLDSQFVGVEGFITGILDLFPQPGAGSLRRELTAALCCIICFLIDLSMVTQGGMYVFQLFDNYSASGITLLWQAFWECVVIAWVYGADRFMDDVARMIGYRPLPVMKWCWAVVTPLVCVGVFVFHVVNYKPLTYNKTYVYPWWGEAIGWVLALSSMLCIPCTVIYKLLRCKGSLRERWQLLTTPIWGQHHLEYLTPEAEAKLLAPEPPKEKATLFETVI, encoded by the exons ATGCCCCCCGTCCCCACCGACACGGCCGCCCCGCAGCCGCCCGACGCCCCGCGACGCGACGCCGCCGCCGCCACagccgcggccgccgctgccccggcgGGCTCCG AGGCCGCCCCCGAACGGGAGACATGGACCCGGCAGATGGATTTCATCATGTCCTGCGTGGGCTTCgccgtggggctgggcaacgtCTGGCGCTTCCCCTACCTGTGCTACAAGAACGGCGGAG GCGTCTTCCTCATCCCCTACCTGCTCATCGTCTTCGTGGGCGGCATCCCCATCTTCTTCTTGGAGGTGGCTCTGGGACAGTTCATGAAGCAGGGGGGCATCGCCGCCTGGAACATCGCCCCTCTCTTCAAGG GTTTAGGCCTGGCCTCTATGGTGATCGTCTTCTTCTGCAACTCCTACTACATCATGATCTTGGTGTGGGGGCTCTTTTACCTGGTGCATTCACTGACGgacaccctgccctgggccaccTGTGGCCATTCCTGGAACACGGAGCAGTGCACGGAGCTCTTCAACCTGGACCTGTGCCAAAATGTCAGCATTAACACCACTGTCAGCACTTGGACCTCCAACTTCAGCTGCACCAACATGACCAACAAGCGCTCACCTGTCATTGAGTTTTGGGA GAACAAGGTGCTGCGTCTCTCTGGGGGACTCAGCGAGCCGGGGGAGATGAACTGGGAGATGATCCTCTGCTTGCTTACCACCTGGGTCATTGTCTACTTCTGCATCTGGAAGGGTGTCAAGTCGACTGGGAAG ATTGTCTACTTCACGGCGCTCTTCCCGTATGTGgtcctcatcctcctgctggTCCACGGAGTGACACTGCCTGGCGCGCTGGGTGGCATCATCTACTACCTGAAACCTGACTGGTCCAAGCTGGTTGAGGCACAG GTCTGGATTGATGCTGGCACCCAGGTGTTCTTCTCCTACGCCATCGGGCTGGGCGCCCTGACTGCACTGGGCAGCTACAACCGCTTCCACAACAACTGCTACAG GGATGCCTACATCCTGGCTGTGATCAACAGCTGCACCAGCTTCTTTGCCGGCTTTGTTGTCTTCTCTGTGCTCGGCTTCATGGCCTCTGAGCAGGGCGTGGACATCTCCAAGGTGGCCGAGTCTG GTCCTGGGCTGGCTTTCATCGCCTACCCCAAAGCTGTGACGCTGATGCCCTTGTCCCCGCTGTGGGCCACGCTCTTTTTCATCATGCTTCTCGTGCTGGGGCTGGACAGCCAG TTTGTCGGTGTGGAGGGTTTCATCACGGGCATCCTGGACCTGTTCCCCCAGCCGGGGGCTGGCTCGCTGCGCCGTGAGCTCACTGCTGCGCTCTGCTGCATCATCTGCTTTCTCATTGACCTCTCCATGGTCACACAG GGCGGCATGTACGTATTCCAGCTCTTTGACAACTACTCGGCCAGCGGGATCACGTTGCTGTGGCAGGCTTTCTGGGAGTGCGTGGTCATTGCCTGGGTCTATG GTGCCGACCGCTTCATGGACGATGTGGCCCGTATGATCGGCTACCGGCCCTTGCCCGTCATGAAGTGGTGTTGGGCTGTGGTGACACCGCTGGTCTGCGTG GGCGTCTTCGTGTTCCATGTGGTGAACTACAAGCCGCTGACATACAATAAGACATACGTGTACCCGTGGTGGGGGGAAGCCATCGGCTGGGTCCTGGCACTCTCCTCCATGCTCTGCATCCCCTGCACTGTTATCTACAAGCTCCTGCGCTGCAAAGGCTCCTTGCGCGAG CGCTGGCAGCTCCTGACCACTCCAATCTGGGGCCAACACCACCTGGAGTACCTGACGCCAGAGGCAGAAGCCAAGCTGCtggccccagagccccccaaggaGAAGGCGACGCTCTTCGAGACTGTGATCTGA
- the SLC6A8 gene encoding sodium- and chloride-dependent creatine transporter 1 isoform X1 translates to MPPVPTDTAAPQPPDAPRRDAAAATAAAAAAPAGSEGPGGAEGTEPPTAGEERTVTAPLVRPPGPPKEAAPERETWTRQMDFIMSCVGFAVGLGNVWRFPYLCYKNGGGVFLIPYLLIVFVGGIPIFFLEVALGQFMKQGGIAAWNIAPLFKGLGLASMVIVFFCNSYYIMILVWGLFYLVHSLTDTLPWATCGHSWNTEQCTELFNLDLCQNVSINTTVSTWTSNFSCTNMTNKRSPVIEFWENKVLRLSGGLSEPGEMNWEMILCLLTTWVIVYFCIWKGVKSTGKIVYFTALFPYVVLILLLVHGVTLPGALGGIIYYLKPDWSKLVEAQVWIDAGTQVFFSYAIGLGALTALGSYNRFHNNCYRDAYILAVINSCTSFFAGFVVFSVLGFMASEQGVDISKVAESGPGLAFIAYPKAVTLMPLSPLWATLFFIMLLVLGLDSQFVGVEGFITGILDLFPQPGAGSLRRELTAALCCIICFLIDLSMVTQGGMYVFQLFDNYSASGITLLWQAFWECVVIAWVYGADRFMDDVARMIGYRPLPVMKWCWAVVTPLVCVGVFVFHVVNYKPLTYNKTYVYPWWGEAIGWVLALSSMLCIPCTVIYKLLRCKGSLRERWQLLTTPIWGQHHLEYLTPEAEAKLLAPEPPKEKATLFETVI, encoded by the exons ATGCCCCCCGTCCCCACCGACACGGCCGCCCCGCAGCCGCCCGACGCCCCGCGACGCGACGCCGCCGCCGCCACagccgcggccgccgctgccccggcgGGCTCCG AAGGCCCCGGCGGGGCggagggcacagagcccccCACGGCGGGCGAGGAGCGAACAGTGACGGCACCACTGGTGCGACCCCCTGGTCCCCCCAAAGAGGCCGCCCCCGAACGGGAGACATGGACCCGGCAGATGGATTTCATCATGTCCTGCGTGGGCTTCgccgtggggctgggcaacgtCTGGCGCTTCCCCTACCTGTGCTACAAGAACGGCGGAG GCGTCTTCCTCATCCCCTACCTGCTCATCGTCTTCGTGGGCGGCATCCCCATCTTCTTCTTGGAGGTGGCTCTGGGACAGTTCATGAAGCAGGGGGGCATCGCCGCCTGGAACATCGCCCCTCTCTTCAAGG GTTTAGGCCTGGCCTCTATGGTGATCGTCTTCTTCTGCAACTCCTACTACATCATGATCTTGGTGTGGGGGCTCTTTTACCTGGTGCATTCACTGACGgacaccctgccctgggccaccTGTGGCCATTCCTGGAACACGGAGCAGTGCACGGAGCTCTTCAACCTGGACCTGTGCCAAAATGTCAGCATTAACACCACTGTCAGCACTTGGACCTCCAACTTCAGCTGCACCAACATGACCAACAAGCGCTCACCTGTCATTGAGTTTTGGGA GAACAAGGTGCTGCGTCTCTCTGGGGGACTCAGCGAGCCGGGGGAGATGAACTGGGAGATGATCCTCTGCTTGCTTACCACCTGGGTCATTGTCTACTTCTGCATCTGGAAGGGTGTCAAGTCGACTGGGAAG ATTGTCTACTTCACGGCGCTCTTCCCGTATGTGgtcctcatcctcctgctggTCCACGGAGTGACACTGCCTGGCGCGCTGGGTGGCATCATCTACTACCTGAAACCTGACTGGTCCAAGCTGGTTGAGGCACAG GTCTGGATTGATGCTGGCACCCAGGTGTTCTTCTCCTACGCCATCGGGCTGGGCGCCCTGACTGCACTGGGCAGCTACAACCGCTTCCACAACAACTGCTACAG GGATGCCTACATCCTGGCTGTGATCAACAGCTGCACCAGCTTCTTTGCCGGCTTTGTTGTCTTCTCTGTGCTCGGCTTCATGGCCTCTGAGCAGGGCGTGGACATCTCCAAGGTGGCCGAGTCTG GTCCTGGGCTGGCTTTCATCGCCTACCCCAAAGCTGTGACGCTGATGCCCTTGTCCCCGCTGTGGGCCACGCTCTTTTTCATCATGCTTCTCGTGCTGGGGCTGGACAGCCAG TTTGTCGGTGTGGAGGGTTTCATCACGGGCATCCTGGACCTGTTCCCCCAGCCGGGGGCTGGCTCGCTGCGCCGTGAGCTCACTGCTGCGCTCTGCTGCATCATCTGCTTTCTCATTGACCTCTCCATGGTCACACAG GGCGGCATGTACGTATTCCAGCTCTTTGACAACTACTCGGCCAGCGGGATCACGTTGCTGTGGCAGGCTTTCTGGGAGTGCGTGGTCATTGCCTGGGTCTATG GTGCCGACCGCTTCATGGACGATGTGGCCCGTATGATCGGCTACCGGCCCTTGCCCGTCATGAAGTGGTGTTGGGCTGTGGTGACACCGCTGGTCTGCGTG GGCGTCTTCGTGTTCCATGTGGTGAACTACAAGCCGCTGACATACAATAAGACATACGTGTACCCGTGGTGGGGGGAAGCCATCGGCTGGGTCCTGGCACTCTCCTCCATGCTCTGCATCCCCTGCACTGTTATCTACAAGCTCCTGCGCTGCAAAGGCTCCTTGCGCGAG CGCTGGCAGCTCCTGACCACTCCAATCTGGGGCCAACACCACCTGGAGTACCTGACGCCAGAGGCAGAAGCCAAGCTGCtggccccagagccccccaaggaGAAGGCGACGCTCTTCGAGACTGTGATCTGA
- the LOC131563248 gene encoding epidermal differentiation-specific protein-like translates to MNRITVYERANFEGLSREFTCDVPDLHELDFGNCIASLKVEGQPWIAYTDPKYEGEPYAFEEGEYPSVDRPNSFSALRLVHHDLGDPQITLYEHPNFQGARKVVTEETNLAYGYFNDRVASHTVQRGVWLLYQHPGRGGWHCLAWPGEHLADYKLELNFQSRLSHLRPLRPGRPLVSARLLWEQKRVEEEREVLVDEIEGVNETESEQALAASSSREYGTTLWQSFNFSNATSLKAGLSFTLTVEASNIFTVQKGRSESSTRRQRVEVQLPAKIPPRTALSIQVLRKEVTLSVPVLLTITQNESVRTEMGEYRSVSGTNVSARYSLKPLPATGREQAATMGTDTVPGTRMEL, encoded by the coding sequence ATGAACCGGATCACAGTGTACGAGCGTGCCAACTTCGAGGGGCTGAGCCGAGAGTTCACCTGCGACGTGCCTGACCTGCACgagctggattttgggaacTGCATCGCCTCCCTGAAGGTGGAGGGGCAGCCATGGATTGCCTACACGGACCCCAAGTACGAGGGGGAGCCATACGCCTTCGAGGAGGGCGAGTACCCCTCTGTGGATCGGCCCAACAGCTTCTCAGCACTGCGCCTCGTGCACCACGACCTGGGGGACCCCCAGATCACCCTCTATGAGCACCCCAACTTCCAAGGCGCCCGCAAGGTGGTGACAGAGGAGACCAACTTGGCGTATGGGTACTTCAATGACCGGGTGGCCTCGCACACGGTGCAGCGAGGGGTCTGGCTGCTCTACCAGCACCCCGGCCGGGGcggctggcactgcctggcatGGCCCGGCGAGCACCTCGCCGACTACAAACTGGAGCTGAACTTCCAGTCTCGGCTGTCCCACCTGCGCCCGCTACGGCCTGGGCGGCCCCTGGTCTCGGCACGTCTCCTCTGGGAACAGAAGCGGGTGGAGGAGGAGCGGGAGGTGCTGGTGGATGAGATTGAGGGGGTGAACGAGACCGAGTCGGAGCAGGCGCTGGCGGCCAGCAGCAGCCGGGAGTACGGCACCACGCTCTGGCAGAGCTTCAACTTCAGCAATGCCACCAGCCTCAAAGCCGGGCTCTCCTTCACGCTGACCGTGGAAGCCTCCAACATCTTTACGGTGCAGAAAGGGCGCAGCGAAAGCAGCACTCGCCGGCAGCGCGTGGAGGTGCAGCTGCCGGCCAAGATCCCCCCGCGCACCGCGCTCAGCATCCAAGTGCTTCGGAAGGAGGTGACGCTCTCCGTGCCGGTGCTGCTCACCATCACCCAGAACGAGAGCGTGCGCACGGAGATGGGCGAGTACCGCAGCGTCTCAGGTACCAATGTCAGTGCCCGCTATAGCTTAAAGCCACTGCCAGCTACGGGCAGGGAGCAGGCGGCCACCATGGGGACAGACACAGTGCCTGGCACCAGGATGGAACTATAG